A part of Verrucomicrobiia bacterium genomic DNA contains:
- a CDS encoding prepilin-type N-terminal cleavage/methylation domain-containing protein produces the protein MKFCAAPNQSTAARRAMTLVEVLVAVAIGSLVLAIVVTLIVFGARSFIALGNYSVLDQQSRLGIDRMTREIRQATAVIGVQTNTTPIWLLITNAPKGITVKYAWDPAAQELTAKYSDKAEEQTLLTGCERWNFSLWQRTPYANQTNAFHTADTLALCKLVSMNWKCSRSVMGTNLVNTETIQTAQIVLRNQQSK, from the coding sequence ATGAAATTCTGCGCCGCCCCAAACCAATCCACTGCCGCACGCCGGGCGATGACCCTGGTGGAAGTGCTGGTGGCAGTGGCTATCGGTTCGCTGGTGCTGGCCATTGTGGTGACGCTGATCGTTTTTGGCGCGCGCAGTTTCATTGCCTTGGGCAATTACTCCGTGCTGGACCAGCAAAGCCGGCTGGGAATCGACCGCATGACGCGGGAAATCCGGCAGGCGACCGCCGTGATCGGCGTGCAAACCAACACGACGCCCATCTGGCTGCTGATTACCAACGCCCCCAAGGGCATCACCGTCAAATACGCGTGGGATCCGGCGGCCCAGGAATTGACGGCCAAGTATTCGGACAAAGCCGAGGAACAGACTCTTTTGACCGGCTGTGAACGCTGGAACTTCAGCCTCTGGCAGCGCACGCCCTATGCGAACCAGACGAATGCCTTTCACACCGCAGATACGCTGGCATTGTGCAAGCTGGTGAGCATGAACTGGAAATGTTCGCGGTCTGTGATGGGCACCAACCTGGTGAACACCGAAACGATTCAAACCGCCCAAATCGTGCTCCGCAACCAACAATCCAAGTGA
- the grpE gene encoding nucleotide exchange factor GrpE, translating into MDTFNTAALCACVAVGAAFAVTPFVLDYRLILKATEAEALTTTMDKVQNLETVATQIAQATSQWQTVQDHCAKTTTAAREIGERMATEGRAFAEFMQKANDAEKANLRLEVEKLRRVEADWLQVLVRMLDHTFALHKAALRSGKPALIEQIAQFQGALRDAARRVGVNPFSSDAGEPFDQTKHQANQPGQPTAEAVVRETLATGYTFRGQMVRPALVELTSPAEAVVEPAASTAPADDTPKEPTLF; encoded by the coding sequence ATGGATACCTTTAACACGGCCGCCCTCTGTGCCTGCGTCGCCGTGGGCGCCGCCTTTGCCGTAACGCCGTTCGTGCTCGATTACCGTCTGATCCTGAAGGCCACCGAAGCCGAGGCCCTGACCACCACAATGGACAAAGTGCAAAATCTGGAGACCGTGGCCACGCAAATCGCCCAAGCCACCAGCCAGTGGCAAACTGTGCAGGATCACTGCGCGAAAACCACCACGGCGGCGCGGGAAATCGGCGAACGTATGGCCACCGAAGGCCGGGCCTTTGCGGAGTTCATGCAAAAGGCCAACGACGCCGAGAAGGCAAATCTGCGGTTGGAAGTCGAAAAACTACGTCGCGTGGAGGCCGACTGGCTGCAGGTGCTGGTGCGCATGCTGGATCATACCTTTGCCCTGCACAAAGCCGCGTTACGTTCCGGAAAGCCTGCATTGATCGAGCAAATTGCCCAGTTCCAAGGCGCTCTGCGGGATGCCGCGCGCCGCGTTGGTGTAAACCCGTTTTCCTCCGATGCGGGCGAACCCTTCGACCAGACCAAACATCAGGCCAATCAACCCGGACAACCGACAGCCGAAGCCGTCGTGCGGGAAACACTGGCCACCGGTTATACGTTCCGTGGTCAAATGGTCCGCCCCGCCCTGGTCGAACTGACCTCCCCGGCCGAAGCCGTCGTGGAGCCGGCCGCCTCGACCGCACCGGCAGACGACACCCCGAAGGAGCCAACCCTGTTCTAA